DNA from Longimicrobium sp.:
CGAGCCCGCCAAGCTGCAGCGCGCGGTGCAGTGGTGGAACGAGGGGCGCCGCAAGGTGGCGATGGGCCCCGGCGCGGCCGTCAGCGGCCCCAACGCCACGGCGCTGCGCCAGGCGGTGGCCGGCCTCAACGGCCGCCCCGCCGCGCCGCCGACCTCCACCTCCGACCTGCGCCCCGTGCAGCGGCTGATCGCCGACATGAACGCGGGGCGGGTGAAGGTGCTGCTGATCGCGGGCGACTCCAACCCGGCGTACACGCTGCCGGGCGGGCTCGGCTTCGAGGCGGCGCTCAAGAAGGTGCAGACCATCGTCTCCTTCTCGCCCTTCCCCAACGACACGTCGGCGCTGGCCACGCACGTCCTTCCCGACCACCACTTCCTGGAGGCGTGGGACGACTACGTGGCGCGTCCGGGGGTGTTCGAGCTGGTACAGCCGGTGATGCGCCCGGTGTTCAACACCAAGCAGACCGGCGACGTGCTGCTGGGGATCGCCTCCATCCTGGGCGTGCCCGCGGGCGGCGCGACCCCGCCGGGGACGTACTTCGACTATCTGCGCGCCGCCTGGGCCGGCCGCACGCCGACCGTGGACGCCTGGCGCACCGCGCTCAAGACGGGCGGAGCGTGGGGGAGCATGCCCTCGGGCGCCATCCCGTCCGTGCAGGGCATGGTGACGCCGCTGCCGGGCGACCGCGCGCTCCCCGGCGGCGGCACCGCCGGCCGCGTGGCGGCCGCTCCCGCCGTGGCCGCTCCGGCCGTGCAGCCCGCCGCCGACACCGCGGCCGCGCCGGCGCCCGTTGCCGCGGCACCGGCACCCACCGCGCCCGCGGGGCCGGTGGCGTACCGTCCCGTGCAGTGGGAGGGCGCGGCCGACGGGCTGCACCTGGTGGCGTACCCGTCCATCCGCTTCTTCGACGGCCGCACGGGGAACCGCCCCTGGCTGCTTGAGCTGCCGGACCAGGTCACCAAGGTGCCCTGGGACTCGTGGATCGAGATGCACCCCGAGACCGCCTCGCGCGCCAACCTGGAGCAGGGGACGGTCGTCAAGGTCGAGTCGCCGCACGGCTCGTTCGAGGTGCCGCTGTACGTGTGGCCCGGCGTGCGCCGCGACACCGTCGCCATCCAGATGGGGCTTGGGCAGAGGAACGCCGGCCGCTTCAACGAGGGGCGCGGCGTCAACCCCATGCGCCTGCTGGGTGGCCAGGTCGACCCGGCCACCGGCGCCATGGCCCCGGCCACCCGCGTCACCGTGACCCCGGCCGGCCGCAGCCTCAAGCGCTGGGAAGGGCTGTTCGAGAACGGCGTCCGCATCCAGCACGACCGCGCCGTGGCGCAGGCCGTGGGGTGGGAGGCGCTCAAGGCGCTGGACGCCAAGGGCGAAGGGTTCATCCCCGGCGCCGAGAAGGTGACCGAGGAGCTGCGCACCTCCGGCGGCTTCGGCCCCGTGGCGCGCACCACCGACCCCGCCTCGTACCCGCCCGCGGCCACCGAGTACGGCGAGTACATCGAGGGCGAAACGCGGTGGGGGATGGTCATCGACCTGGACCGCTGCATCGGCTGCGCGGCGTGCACCATCGCCTGCTACGCCGAGAACAACGTCCCCGTCGTGGGCCCCAAGGAGCAGAAGCGCGGGCGCGACCTGAGCTGGCTGCGCATCGAGCGCTACTTCGGCCACGGCAAGGAAGAGGACGAGGCGTACCGCGACACGGCCACGGACGACACCCGCTTCCTTCCCATGCTCTGCCAGCACTGCGGCAGCGCGCCGTGCGAGCCGGTGTGCCCCGTGTACGCGGCCTATCACACGCCGGACGGGCTCAACGGCCAGGTGTACAACCGCTGCGTGGGCACGCGCTACTGCGCCAACAACTGCCCCTGGAAGGTGCGCGTCTTCAACTGGTTCACCTACGAGTTCGCGGAGCCGCTGCACCTGCAGCTCAACCCGGACGTCACGGTGCGCGAGAAGGGCGTGATGGAGAAGTGCACCTTCTGCGTGCAGCGCATCCACGAGAAGGAGCGGCAGGCCAACCAGGAGAACCGCACCGTACGCGACGGCGAGGTGGTGCCCGCGTGCGTGCAGGCCTGCCCCACCGAGGTGTTCGCCTTCGGCAACTACCAGGACCCGCAGAGCACGGTCAGCCGCATCGCCAAGACCAACCGCAGCTACCGGTCGCTGGGCGAGCTCAACACCAAGCCCGCCATCGTCTACCTCAAGAAGGTGACGCTGGAGCCGCCGAGCAACGGCAGCTACCACCAAGACAAGCCGGCGCCGTTCGGGGGCGACGAACACACCCAGCAGGGCGGCGCGACGTCGGCGCCGCAGGGAGCGCACTGAGATGGCAACCGTGACACGGTCCGTCTTCCACCCCGATGTCGCGGGGTACGAGGAGGTCAACGTCACCGCCGACCGGATGCTCACCCCTCCCGGGAAGGGCTACCTGGCCCTCCTGGGGATGGCGGTGACGATGGTGGGGCTGATGGTGATCGCCGAGCTCCACAACATCTGGTTCGGGCTGGGGATGAGCGGCCTCACCAACCCGGTGGGGTGGGGCGTGTACATCACCACCTTCGTGTTCTGGGTGGGCATCGGCCACGCGGGGACGCTGATCTCCGCCATCCTCTACCTCTTCCGCGCGGCATGGCGGCAGTCCGTCTACCGCTTCGCGGAGGCGATGACGGTGTTCGCGGTGCTCACCGCGGCCCTCTTCCCGATCATCCACATCGGGCGGCCCTGGTTCTTCTACTGGCTGCTGCCGCTCCCCAGCCA
Protein-coding regions in this window:
- a CDS encoding 4Fe-4S dicluster domain-containing protein, giving the protein MADGMKRRDFLTVVGAAGAGMAVTGCGTGAAPETFLASVRPSEDIVPGVPTWYTTTCRECPAGCGLHVETHEGRATKVEGNPDHPVNHGNTCARGQASVQGLYHPDRHKGPFLRELTVGGSPRDVNWTVAQNEVAEAIRRGGAGGTVLLTGSMGPTMTRLADDFARSVGGRRVEWALLEDGPRDLVFSDADVLVSFGADFLETWGSPVDYAYQYAEMHGYRKGRERAGKFIWVGPHRPLTGINADLWLPAKPGTEVLVAQALAGGANVQQVAQAADIEPAKLQRAVQWWNEGRRKVAMGPGAAVSGPNATALRQAVAGLNGRPAAPPTSTSDLRPVQRLIADMNAGRVKVLLIAGDSNPAYTLPGGLGFEAALKKVQTIVSFSPFPNDTSALATHVLPDHHFLEAWDDYVARPGVFELVQPVMRPVFNTKQTGDVLLGIASILGVPAGGATPPGTYFDYLRAAWAGRTPTVDAWRTALKTGGAWGSMPSGAIPSVQGMVTPLPGDRALPGGGTAGRVAAAPAVAAPAVQPAADTAAAPAPVAAAPAPTAPAGPVAYRPVQWEGAADGLHLVAYPSIRFFDGRTGNRPWLLELPDQVTKVPWDSWIEMHPETASRANLEQGTVVKVESPHGSFEVPLYVWPGVRRDTVAIQMGLGQRNAGRFNEGRGVNPMRLLGGQVDPATGAMAPATRVTVTPAGRSLKRWEGLFENGVRIQHDRAVAQAVGWEALKALDAKGEGFIPGAEKVTEELRTSGGFGPVARTTDPASYPPAATEYGEYIEGETRWGMVIDLDRCIGCAACTIACYAENNVPVVGPKEQKRGRDLSWLRIERYFGHGKEEDEAYRDTATDDTRFLPMLCQHCGSAPCEPVCPVYAAYHTPDGLNGQVYNRCVGTRYCANNCPWKVRVFNWFTYEFAEPLHLQLNPDVTVREKGVMEKCTFCVQRIHEKERQANQENRTVRDGEVVPACVQACPTEVFAFGNYQDPQSTVSRIAKTNRSYRSLGELNTKPAIVYLKKVTLEPPSNGSYHQDKPAPFGGDEHTQQGGATSAPQGAH